Proteins encoded by one window of Serratia nevei:
- a CDS encoding molybdopterin-dependent oxidoreductase, whose amino-acid sequence MLFKLCKTLAMACVALIIAQSSALSFTLEVAGKIDNVTDPVNKSYLFTDKQLLAMPVRSITTSTSWTPQRKFEGISVADILERVGAKGETLTFYALNDYYIDVPLSDVKKYNMILAYKMDGEMLKLRNFGPLFLVYPRDAAGPELNSPLYNSRFIWQVDRIVIK is encoded by the coding sequence ATGCTGTTCAAACTATGCAAAACCCTTGCGATGGCCTGCGTGGCCCTGATTATCGCCCAGAGCAGCGCGCTCAGCTTTACCCTGGAAGTGGCGGGCAAGATCGACAACGTGACCGACCCGGTCAATAAAAGCTATCTGTTCACCGATAAGCAGCTGTTGGCGATGCCGGTGCGCAGCATCACCACCTCCACGTCCTGGACGCCGCAGAGAAAATTCGAAGGAATTTCAGTGGCCGATATCCTGGAGCGCGTCGGCGCCAAGGGCGAGACGCTGACCTTCTACGCGCTGAACGATTATTACATCGACGTGCCGCTGTCCGACGTCAAAAAGTACAACATGATCCTGGCCTACAAGATGGACGGGGAAATGCTGAAGCTCAGAAACTTCGGCCCGCTGTTCCTGGTTTACCCGCGCGACGCCGCCGGGCCTGAACTGAACTCGCCGTTGTACAACTCGCGCTTTATCTGGCAAGTCGACAGGATCGTGATCAAATGA
- the prlC gene encoding oligopeptidase A encodes MTNPLLTPFSLPPFSAIRPEDIVPAVQSALADCRAAVERVVAQPGPFTWDNLCQPLAESDDRLSRIWSPIGHLNSVKNSPELRTAYEQALPLLSEYGTWVGQHEGLYQAYRSLKEGAAFEALSVPQRKAVDNALRDFELSGIGLSADKQQRYGEIVARLSELGSTYSNNVLDATMGWSKLITDEAELSGLPESALAQAQAMAQAKEQDGWLLTLDMPSYLPVLTYADNRALREEMYRAFATRASDQGPNAGKWDNSEVMAETLALRHELAQLLGFDTYADKSLATKMAESPEQVIGFLSDLAKRARPQAEQELAQLRAFAKQHYGVDELEAWDITYYGEKQKQHLFSISDEQLRPYFPEQRVVEGLFEVVKRIYGITAKERKDVETWHPDVRFFDLFDANGELRGSFYLDLYARENKRGGAWMDDCVGSLRKADGTLQKPVAYLTCNFNRPLGDQPALFTHNEVTTLFHEFGHGLHHMLTQIDTAGVSGINGVPWDAVELPSQFMENWCWEPEALAFISGHYQSGEPLPKAMLDKLLAAKNYQAALFILRQLEFGLFDFRMHFEYSPEKGAQILPTLAEVKKMVAVVPSPSWGRFPHAFSHIFAGGYAAGYYSYLWAEVLSADAYSRFEEEGIFNAETGKSFLDNILSRGGSEEPMALFKRFRGREPQLDAMLRHYGIKG; translated from the coding sequence ATGACAAATCCGTTGCTGACCCCGTTTTCCCTGCCGCCGTTCTCGGCGATCCGCCCTGAAGATATCGTGCCTGCGGTGCAATCCGCGCTGGCGGACTGCCGCGCCGCGGTAGAGCGCGTGGTTGCGCAGCCGGGGCCGTTCACCTGGGATAATCTGTGTCAGCCGCTGGCGGAGTCGGACGATCGCCTGTCGCGCATCTGGTCGCCGATCGGGCACCTGAACTCGGTGAAAAACAGCCCGGAGCTGCGCACCGCCTATGAGCAGGCGCTGCCGCTGCTGTCTGAATACGGCACCTGGGTTGGCCAGCACGAAGGGCTGTACCAGGCCTACCGCAGCCTGAAAGAGGGTGCGGCGTTCGAGGCGCTGAGCGTGCCGCAGCGCAAGGCGGTGGACAACGCGCTGCGCGATTTCGAACTGTCGGGCATCGGCCTGTCGGCGGATAAACAGCAGCGCTACGGTGAGATCGTCGCGCGCCTGTCCGAACTGGGGTCTACCTACAGCAACAACGTGCTCGACGCCACCATGGGCTGGAGCAAACTGATTACCGACGAAGCCGAGCTGAGCGGCCTGCCGGAGAGCGCCCTGGCGCAGGCACAGGCGATGGCGCAGGCCAAAGAGCAGGACGGCTGGCTGCTGACGCTGGACATGCCGAGCTACCTGCCGGTGTTGACCTACGCCGACAACCGCGCGCTGCGCGAAGAGATGTACCGCGCCTTCGCCACCCGCGCCTCCGATCAGGGGCCGAACGCCGGCAAATGGGACAACAGCGAAGTGATGGCGGAAACGCTGGCGCTGCGCCACGAGCTGGCTCAGCTGCTGGGCTTCGATACCTACGCCGACAAGTCGCTGGCGACCAAAATGGCGGAGAGCCCGGAGCAGGTGATCGGCTTCCTGAGCGATCTGGCCAAGCGCGCCCGCCCGCAGGCCGAGCAGGAGCTGGCGCAGCTGCGCGCCTTCGCCAAACAGCACTATGGCGTGGACGAGCTTGAAGCCTGGGACATCACCTATTACGGCGAAAAACAGAAGCAGCACCTGTTCTCCATCAGCGACGAGCAGCTGCGCCCGTACTTCCCGGAACAGCGGGTGGTGGAAGGGCTGTTCGAAGTGGTGAAACGCATTTACGGCATCACCGCCAAAGAGCGTAAAGACGTGGAGACCTGGCATCCGGACGTGCGCTTCTTCGATCTGTTCGACGCTAACGGCGAGCTGCGCGGCAGCTTCTACCTCGATCTGTACGCCCGCGAAAACAAACGCGGCGGCGCCTGGATGGACGACTGCGTCGGCAGCCTGCGCAAGGCCGACGGCACGCTGCAAAAACCGGTCGCTTACCTGACCTGCAACTTCAACCGCCCGCTGGGCGACCAGCCGGCGCTGTTCACCCATAACGAAGTGACCACGCTGTTCCACGAGTTCGGCCACGGTCTGCACCACATGCTGACGCAGATCGATACCGCCGGCGTCTCCGGCATCAACGGGGTGCCGTGGGATGCGGTCGAACTGCCGAGCCAGTTTATGGAAAACTGGTGCTGGGAGCCGGAAGCGCTGGCGTTTATCTCGGGCCACTACCAGAGCGGCGAGCCGCTGCCGAAGGCCATGCTCGACAAGCTGCTGGCGGCCAAGAATTACCAGGCGGCGCTGTTCATCCTGCGCCAGCTGGAGTTCGGCCTGTTCGATTTCCGCATGCACTTCGAATACAGCCCGGAAAAAGGCGCGCAGATCCTGCCGACGTTGGCGGAAGTGAAGAAAATGGTGGCGGTGGTGCCTTCGCCAAGCTGGGGCCGCTTCCCGCACGCCTTCAGCCACATCTTCGCCGGCGGCTATGCGGCGGGTTACTACAGCTACCTGTGGGCGGAAGTGCTGTCGGCCGACGCCTACTCGCGCTTCGAAGAAGAGGGGATTTTCAACGCCGAAACCGGCAAATCCTTCCTCGACAACATCCTGTCGCGCGGCGGGTCGGAAGAGCCGATGGCGCTGTTCAAACGCTTCCGTGGCCGCGAGCCGCAGCTGGATGCTATGCTGCGCCATTACGGCATTAAAGGATAA
- a CDS encoding amidase, producing MMKLSEYVSYDALGLAELVRRGEVSAAALQQAARAAVEAVNPAINAVVEHWEQPPEQDDGPLSGVPFLIKDIAISMAGKRVELGSRLAQGSVAAADSHLMSNIRQAELVTFGRTSTPEMAFSTTTEAVLYGATRNPWNLDFSAGGSSGGAGAAVAAGMVPIAHATDAAGSIRVPASSNGVFGLKPTRGRVPHGPVMDEVFNGFGVQLGLSRTVRDSAALLDAMQRPHVGEPYYTAPPAHSWLSQVTRQPGRLRIGMMTEAWNGGKTESNIAGATAETAVLLAALGHQVSETEMAIGVSWQELVFANAQIWCANLVGWVDGLSQASGRAISSETLEPETLACYRYGQAARAVDMVRALEVRNRVTRAVGAYFQQYDLLLTPTLPDLPWRLGRYGANAANMDGLEWTAHLFDHSPFTPVFNVAGVPAMSVPLAQDAQHNLPIGMQFVAGFGREDRLLQLAGQLERAAPWHGRRPAIWAGNAV from the coding sequence ATGATGAAATTGAGCGAATACGTGAGCTACGATGCGCTGGGATTGGCCGAATTGGTGCGGCGTGGCGAGGTCAGCGCAGCGGCGCTGCAACAGGCGGCGCGGGCCGCCGTCGAGGCGGTGAACCCGGCGATTAACGCGGTGGTGGAACACTGGGAGCAGCCGCCGGAACAAGACGACGGGCCTTTGTCGGGCGTGCCTTTCCTGATCAAGGACATCGCCATCAGCATGGCAGGCAAGCGCGTTGAGCTGGGCAGCCGGTTGGCGCAGGGCAGCGTCGCCGCCGCCGACAGCCATCTGATGAGCAATATCCGCCAGGCCGAGCTGGTGACCTTTGGCCGCACCAGCACGCCGGAAATGGCGTTCAGCACCACCACCGAGGCCGTGCTTTACGGTGCCACGCGCAACCCCTGGAACCTGGATTTCAGCGCCGGTGGATCCAGCGGTGGCGCCGGTGCGGCGGTTGCCGCCGGTATGGTGCCCATCGCTCACGCCACCGACGCCGCCGGCTCGATTCGCGTACCGGCTTCGTCAAACGGGGTATTTGGTCTCAAGCCTACGCGCGGTCGGGTGCCGCATGGCCCGGTGATGGATGAGGTCTTCAACGGCTTTGGCGTCCAGCTGGGGCTCAGCCGCACGGTGCGTGACAGCGCCGCGTTGCTGGATGCGATGCAGCGTCCTCACGTTGGCGAGCCGTATTACACGGCGCCGCCGGCGCACAGCTGGTTATCGCAGGTGACGCGGCAACCGGGCAGGCTGCGCATCGGCATGATGACCGAGGCGTGGAACGGCGGAAAAACCGAGTCGAACATCGCCGGCGCCACGGCGGAAACGGCGGTGTTATTGGCGGCGTTGGGGCATCAGGTCAGCGAAACGGAAATGGCGATCGGCGTCAGTTGGCAAGAGTTGGTGTTCGCCAATGCGCAAATCTGGTGCGCCAATCTGGTCGGCTGGGTCGATGGTCTGAGCCAAGCGAGCGGACGGGCTATTTCAAGCGAAACGCTGGAGCCGGAAACGCTGGCCTGCTATCGCTACGGCCAGGCGGCCAGGGCGGTGGATATGGTGCGTGCGCTCGAGGTACGCAACCGGGTGACTCGCGCAGTCGGCGCCTATTTCCAGCAATACGACCTGCTGCTGACGCCGACGCTACCCGACCTGCCCTGGCGGCTTGGCCGTTATGGCGCGAATGCGGCGAATATGGACGGGCTGGAATGGACGGCGCATTTGTTCGATCATTCACCGTTCACCCCGGTATTTAACGTCGCCGGCGTACCGGCGATGTCGGTGCCGCTGGCCCAGGATGCGCAGCACAACCTGCCGATAGGCATGCAGTTTGTCGCCGGTTTTGGCCGTGAGGATCGGTTGTTGCAGCTGGCCGGACAGCTGGAACGCGCCGCGCCCTGGCATGGGCGGCGTCCGGCGATTTGGGCGGGGAATGCCGTTTAA
- a CDS encoding 23S rRNA (adenine(2030)-N(6))-methyltransferase RlmJ, producing MLSYRHSFHAGNHADVLKHTVQSLIIESLKEKEKPFLYLDTHSGAGRYQLSGEHAERTGEYLEGIGLLWQRDDLPEELAAYMSVVHNFNRSGTLRYYPGSPLIARQLLRPQDKIHLTELHPSDYPLLRSEFQKDERAKVQRADGYQQLKSQLPPLSRRGLILMDPPYEMKTDYQDVVKGIQEGYKRFATGTYALWYPVVMRQQIKRMLRDLEATGIRRILQIELAVKPDSDQRGMTASGMIVINPPWKLEQQMKNVLPWLHKVLVPSGIGHHLVNWVVPE from the coding sequence ATGTTAAGTTATCGCCACAGTTTCCACGCCGGCAACCACGCCGACGTGCTCAAACACACCGTTCAGAGCCTGATCATCGAGTCGCTGAAGGAAAAAGAGAAGCCGTTCCTGTATCTGGATACCCACTCGGGCGCAGGCCGTTATCAGCTCAGCGGCGAACACGCCGAGCGCACCGGCGAATACCTGGAAGGCATCGGCTTGCTGTGGCAGCGCGACGATCTGCCGGAAGAGCTGGCGGCCTACATGAGCGTGGTACACAACTTCAACCGTTCCGGCACGCTGCGCTACTATCCCGGCTCGCCGCTGATCGCCCGCCAGCTGCTGCGCCCGCAGGACAAAATTCACCTGACCGAGCTGCACCCGAGCGACTACCCGCTGCTGCGCAGCGAGTTCCAGAAAGACGAACGCGCCAAAGTGCAGCGCGCCGACGGCTATCAGCAGCTGAAATCCCAGCTGCCGCCCCTGTCGCGCCGCGGCCTGATCCTGATGGACCCGCCGTATGAAATGAAGACCGATTACCAGGACGTGGTCAAAGGCATTCAGGAAGGCTACAAGCGTTTCGCCACCGGCACTTACGCGCTGTGGTACCCGGTGGTGATGCGCCAGCAGATCAAACGCATGCTGCGCGATCTGGAAGCCACCGGCATTCGCCGCATTCTGCAGATCGAACTGGCGGTGAAACCCGACAGCGATCAGCGCGGCATGACCGCCTCCGGCATGATCGTCATCAACCCGCCGTGGAAGCTGGAACAGCAGATGAAAAACGTGCTGCCGTGGCTGCACAAGGTGCTGGTGCCGTCGGGCATCGGCCACCATCTGGTGAACTGGGTGGTACCGGAATAA
- a CDS encoding FGGY-family carbohydrate kinase — protein sequence MASYFIGVDVGTGSARAGVFDLNGRMVGQASRAIDLYRPKADFVEQSSDNIWQAVCNAVRDAVNQADINPIQVKGLGFDATCSLVVLDKEGKPLTVSPSGRTEQNIIVWMDHRAIAQAERINATKHRVLDFVGGIISPEMQTPKLLWLKQHMPTTWANAGYLFDLPDFLTWRATQDATRSLCSTVCKWTYLGHEQRWDKSYFQQIGLEDVLEHDAAKIGSDVKMMGEPLGHGLTQRAASEMGLIAGTAVSVSIIDAHAGTLGTLGATGVSGEVADFNRRVALIGGTSTGHMAMSRTARFIGGVWGPYYSAILPEYWLNEGGQSATGALIDHVIQSHPCYPELLAQAKTQGQTIYEVLNAILRRMAGEPENIAFLTQDIHMLPYFHGNRSPRANPTLTGILTGLKLSRTPEDMALHYLATIQAIALGTRHIIETMNHSGYSIDTIMASGGGTKNPIFVQEHANATGCAMLLPEESEAMLLGGAMMGTVAAGVFDTLPEAMSAMSRIGKTVTPQTNQIKSYYDRKYRVFHELYNDHMKYRRLMQEEA from the coding sequence TCGATCTCAATGGCCGCATGGTCGGCCAGGCCAGCCGGGCCATCGATCTGTACCGACCGAAGGCGGATTTCGTCGAGCAGTCGTCGGATAACATCTGGCAGGCGGTGTGCAATGCGGTGCGCGACGCGGTCAACCAGGCCGACATCAACCCGATTCAGGTCAAGGGGCTGGGCTTCGACGCCACCTGTTCGCTGGTGGTGTTGGATAAAGAGGGCAAGCCGCTGACCGTCAGCCCCTCCGGCCGCACCGAACAGAACATCATCGTGTGGATGGATCACCGGGCGATCGCCCAGGCCGAGCGCATCAACGCCACCAAACACCGGGTGCTGGACTTCGTCGGCGGCATCATTTCGCCGGAGATGCAGACGCCGAAACTGCTGTGGCTGAAACAGCACATGCCCACCACCTGGGCCAACGCCGGTTACCTGTTCGATCTGCCGGACTTCCTCACCTGGCGTGCCACCCAGGACGCCACCCGTTCGCTGTGCTCGACGGTGTGCAAGTGGACCTATCTCGGCCACGAACAGCGCTGGGACAAGAGCTACTTCCAGCAGATCGGGCTGGAAGACGTGCTGGAACATGACGCGGCCAAGATCGGCAGCGACGTCAAAATGATGGGCGAGCCGCTGGGCCACGGCCTGACCCAGCGCGCCGCCAGCGAGATGGGGCTGATCGCAGGCACGGCGGTGAGCGTGTCGATCATCGACGCCCACGCCGGCACTCTCGGCACGCTGGGCGCCACCGGCGTCTCCGGTGAGGTGGCCGACTTCAACCGCCGCGTCGCGCTGATCGGCGGCACCTCCACCGGCCACATGGCGATGTCGCGCACCGCTCGCTTTATCGGCGGCGTCTGGGGGCCGTATTACTCGGCGATCCTGCCGGAATACTGGCTGAACGAGGGCGGCCAGTCCGCCACCGGCGCGCTGATCGACCACGTCATCCAGTCGCACCCGTGCTACCCGGAGCTGCTGGCGCAGGCGAAAACCCAGGGACAGACCATCTATGAAGTGCTGAACGCCATTCTGCGCCGCATGGCCGGCGAGCCGGAGAATATCGCCTTCCTGACGCAGGACATCCATATGCTGCCGTACTTCCACGGCAACCGCTCGCCGCGCGCCAACCCGACGCTGACCGGCATCCTGACCGGGCTGAAGCTGTCGCGCACGCCGGAGGACATGGCGCTGCACTACCTGGCCACCATTCAGGCCATCGCGCTCGGCACCCGCCACATCATCGAAACCATGAACCACAGCGGCTACAGCATCGACACCATCATGGCCAGCGGCGGCGGCACCAAGAACCCGATCTTCGTGCAGGAACACGCCAACGCCACCGGCTGCGCCATGCTGCTGCCGGAGGAGAGCGAAGCGATGCTGCTGGGCGGCGCCATGATGGGCACCGTGGCGGCGGGCGTGTTCGACACCCTGCCGGAGGCGATGAGCGCCATGAGCCGCATCGGCAAGACGGTCACGCCGCAGACCAACCAGATAAAAAGCTACTACGACCGCAAATACCGGGTATTCCACGAGCTGTACAACGACCACATGAAATACCGCCGGTTGATGCAGGAGGAGGCGTGA
- a CDS encoding KpsF/GutQ family sugar-phosphate isomerase, producing MQQEWRQAVQGWQTYSQELAQLGERLDARTWQRLLALLADCRGKIAVTGVGTSGIAARKIAHMLACVERPAVYLDATGAAHGDLGFLRADDLLILISRGGNSDELTRLLPTLQAKGVTLIAVTENPHSAIAQAAQLTIATGVQKEIDPLNMLATTSIVLVLAIFDAACACLMARSGYDKEALLAVHPGGGVGKSLREEN from the coding sequence ATGCAGCAGGAATGGCGGCAGGCTGTGCAGGGTTGGCAAACCTACAGCCAGGAGCTGGCGCAGCTGGGCGAGCGCCTCGACGCGCGCACCTGGCAGCGGCTGCTGGCGCTGCTGGCCGACTGCCGCGGTAAAATCGCCGTCACCGGCGTCGGCACCTCGGGGATTGCGGCGCGCAAGATAGCCCACATGCTGGCCTGTGTGGAACGGCCGGCGGTCTACCTCGACGCCACCGGCGCGGCGCACGGCGATCTGGGTTTTCTGCGCGCCGACGATCTGCTGATCCTGATCTCGCGCGGCGGCAATTCCGACGAGCTGACCCGCCTGCTGCCAACGCTGCAGGCCAAGGGCGTGACGCTGATCGCGGTGACGGAAAACCCGCATTCCGCCATCGCGCAGGCGGCGCAGCTGACGATCGCCACCGGGGTGCAAAAGGAGATAGATCCGCTGAACATGCTGGCCACCACCTCAATTGTGCTGGTGCTGGCGATCTTCGACGCCGCCTGCGCCTGCCTGATGGCGCGCAGCGGTTACGACAAGGAGGCCTTGCTGGCGGTGCATCCGGGCGGCGGCGTGGGGAAAAGTTTGCGGGAGGAAAACTGA
- the rsmJ gene encoding 16S rRNA (guanine(1516)-N(2))-methyltransferase RsmJ: MSVCLLCEAGADPGALSVLAQRWQLVSDDDAPMALVLTPQRLELRKRDEPKLGGIYVDFVSGAMAHRRRFGGGRGEAVAKAVGIKGSYLPDVVDATAGLGRDAFVLAALGCRVRMLERNPVVAALLDDGLQRGYQDAEIGPWLRERLTLLHASSLTALADLIPRPEVVYLDPMFPHKQKSALVKKEMRVFQSLVGSDDDADGLLEPARRLATKRVVVKRPDYAPPLADVPAHAATLTKSHRFDIYMPL, encoded by the coding sequence GTGAGCGTGTGTTTATTGTGTGAAGCAGGCGCCGATCCCGGCGCCTTGTCTGTTTTGGCGCAGCGCTGGCAGCTGGTGTCCGACGACGACGCGCCGATGGCGCTGGTACTGACCCCGCAGCGGCTGGAGCTGCGCAAGCGCGACGAGCCGAAGCTCGGCGGGATCTACGTTGATTTCGTCTCCGGCGCCATGGCGCACCGGCGCCGCTTCGGCGGCGGCCGCGGCGAGGCGGTGGCCAAAGCGGTCGGCATCAAGGGCAGCTATCTGCCGGACGTGGTGGACGCTACCGCCGGGCTGGGGCGCGACGCCTTCGTGCTGGCGGCGCTGGGCTGCCGGGTACGGATGCTGGAGCGCAATCCGGTGGTGGCGGCGTTGCTGGACGACGGTCTGCAGCGTGGCTATCAGGATGCGGAAATCGGCCCGTGGCTGCGCGAGCGTCTGACGCTGCTGCACGCCTCCAGCCTGACGGCGCTGGCGGATCTCATCCCGCGCCCCGAGGTGGTGTATCTCGATCCGATGTTCCCGCACAAGCAAAAAAGCGCGCTGGTGAAAAAAGAGATGCGGGTGTTTCAATCGCTGGTGGGCAGCGACGATGACGCCGACGGCCTGCTGGAGCCGGCGCGCCGCCTGGCGACCAAGCGCGTGGTGGTGAAACGTCCGGACTACGCGCCGCCGCTGGCCGACGTGCCGGCGCACGCCGCCACGCTGACCAAAAGCCACCGTTTCGATATCTACATGCCGCTGTAA
- a CDS encoding HIT family protein yields MSCIFCDIAAGKAPCHKIWEDDDHLAFLSIFPNTDGFSVVIPKAHHPSYVFDLPDEVLSALMLATKRVAKQLDRAFDDVGRCGMVFEGYGVDHVHAKLIPLHGTASLDQWRPIESTSPKFFERYEGYISSHDAARADDEQLAALAARIRQSAV; encoded by the coding sequence ATGAGCTGCATTTTTTGCGACATCGCGGCGGGCAAGGCGCCGTGCCATAAAATCTGGGAAGACGACGACCATCTGGCGTTCCTGTCCATCTTTCCCAACACCGACGGTTTCAGCGTGGTGATCCCCAAGGCCCACCACCCGAGCTACGTCTTTGACCTGCCGGACGAGGTGTTGAGCGCGCTGATGCTGGCGACCAAGCGGGTGGCGAAGCAGCTGGACCGCGCGTTCGACGACGTCGGCCGCTGCGGCATGGTGTTCGAGGGCTACGGCGTCGACCATGTGCACGCCAAACTGATCCCGCTGCACGGCACCGCGTCGCTGGATCAGTGGCGGCCGATCGAATCGACCTCGCCGAAGTTTTTCGAACGTTACGAGGGCTATATCTCCTCCCACGACGCCGCGCGCGCCGACGACGAACAGCTGGCGGCGCTGGCCGCCCGCATCCGCCAAAGCGCCGTTTAA
- the gorA gene encoding glutathione-disulfide reductase, which yields MTKHYDYLAIGGGSGGIASINRAAMYGQKCALIEAKELGGTCVNVGCVPKKVMWHAAQIAEAIHQYGPDYGFDTTVNAFDWKKLVANRTAYIDRIHNSYDNVLGKNKVDVIKGFARFVDAHTVEVNGETITADHILIATGGRPSHPAIPGAEYGIDSDGFFELDAMPKRVAVVGAGYIAVEIAGVLNALGAETHLFVRKHAPLRSFDPMIVETLVEVMNTEGPSLHTESVPKAIVKNADGSLTLQLENGKAFTVDCLIWAIGREPATDNLNLGVTGVKTNEQGYIDVDKFQNTNVKGIYAVGDNTGAVELTPVAVAAGRRLSERLFNNKPDEHLDYSNIATVVFSHPPIGTVGLTEPEAIEKFGADNVKVYKSSFTAMYSAVTQHRQPCRMKLVCAGKEEKIVGLHGIGFGMDEILQGFAVAVKMGATKKDFDNTVAIHPTAAEEFVTMR from the coding sequence ATGACGAAACATTACGATTATCTAGCAATTGGCGGCGGCAGCGGCGGTATCGCATCGATCAACCGGGCAGCCATGTACGGCCAAAAGTGTGCGCTGATTGAAGCCAAAGAGCTGGGCGGCACCTGTGTAAACGTGGGTTGTGTACCGAAAAAAGTCATGTGGCACGCGGCGCAGATCGCCGAGGCCATCCATCAGTACGGCCCGGACTACGGCTTCGACACCACCGTCAACGCCTTCGACTGGAAGAAGCTGGTCGCCAACCGCACCGCCTATATCGACCGCATCCACAACTCCTACGACAACGTGCTGGGCAAGAACAAGGTCGACGTGATCAAAGGCTTCGCGCGCTTCGTGGATGCGCACACCGTGGAAGTGAACGGCGAGACCATCACCGCCGACCACATCCTGATCGCCACCGGCGGCCGCCCGAGCCACCCGGCGATTCCGGGTGCGGAATACGGCATCGACTCCGACGGCTTCTTTGAGCTGGACGCCATGCCGAAGCGCGTCGCCGTAGTCGGCGCCGGCTATATCGCCGTAGAGATCGCCGGCGTGCTGAACGCGCTGGGCGCGGAAACGCACCTGTTCGTGCGCAAGCACGCGCCGCTGCGCAGCTTCGATCCGATGATCGTCGAAACCCTGGTGGAAGTGATGAACACCGAAGGGCCGAGCCTGCACACCGAATCGGTGCCGAAAGCGATCGTCAAGAACGCCGACGGCAGCCTGACGCTGCAGCTGGAAAATGGCAAGGCATTCACCGTCGACTGCCTGATCTGGGCCATCGGCCGCGAACCGGCGACCGACAACCTGAACCTCGGCGTTACCGGGGTGAAGACCAACGAGCAAGGCTATATTGACGTCGATAAGTTCCAGAATACCAACGTCAAAGGCATCTACGCGGTGGGCGACAACACCGGCGCGGTAGAGCTGACCCCGGTCGCCGTGGCCGCCGGCCGCCGCCTGTCCGAGCGCCTGTTCAACAACAAGCCGGACGAGCACCTGGATTACAGCAACATCGCCACCGTGGTGTTCAGCCACCCGCCGATCGGCACCGTCGGCCTGACCGAGCCGGAAGCCATCGAGAAGTTCGGGGCGGACAACGTGAAGGTATACAAATCCTCCTTCACCGCCATGTACAGCGCCGTGACGCAGCACCGCCAGCCGTGCCGCATGAAGCTGGTGTGCGCGGGTAAAGAAGAGAAGATCGTCGGCCTGCACGGCATCGGCTTCGGCATGGATGAAATCCTGCAGGGCTTCGCGGTAGCGGTGAAGATGGGCGCCACCAAGAAGGACTTCGACAACACCGTGGCGATCCACCCGACCGCGGCGGAAGAGTTCGTTACCATGCGCTAA
- a CDS encoding LysR family transcriptional regulator, which translates to MNNLKRLDLNLLVTLEALLSERSVTRAAARLNLSQPSVSIQLAKLREIYRDPLLLPNPRGMLPTARALGLLAPLRQTLADVGRLVAPEQPFDPRQAEVTWQLAAADAAEYAILLPMLPRLRLAAPKSRLAIREAAPKRMSRDLADGVIDLGFLSREEAPAELRHRPLFHENYLLVGRRDHPLLQRPPSLEQFCQLEFVMVSQDGGGFRTQIDTLLAAQGLTRRVVMSVPHFLFIPALLAKSDMVAMLPSRMLGELLGELRTCAAPLEMPGYDMVMVWHERSHLDPAHSWLREQVVAALGPR; encoded by the coding sequence ATCAACAATTTAAAGCGGCTCGATCTCAATCTTTTGGTTACATTGGAAGCGTTGCTCAGCGAGCGCAGCGTGACGCGGGCGGCGGCGCGCCTCAATCTCAGCCAGCCTTCGGTCAGCATTCAGCTTGCCAAGCTGCGTGAGATCTACCGTGACCCGCTGCTGCTGCCGAACCCGCGCGGCATGCTGCCGACGGCGCGCGCGCTCGGCCTGTTGGCACCGCTGCGCCAAACGCTGGCCGATGTGGGCCGCTTGGTCGCGCCGGAGCAGCCCTTTGATCCGCGGCAGGCGGAAGTCACCTGGCAGCTGGCCGCCGCCGATGCCGCTGAATACGCAATTTTGCTGCCGATGCTGCCCCGTCTGCGGCTGGCGGCGCCGAAATCCCGTCTGGCGATCCGCGAAGCGGCGCCCAAACGCATGAGCCGCGATTTGGCGGACGGGGTGATCGATCTCGGTTTTCTGAGCCGGGAAGAAGCGCCGGCGGAGCTGCGCCATCGGCCGCTGTTTCACGAGAACTACCTGCTGGTCGGCCGCCGGGATCACCCGCTGTTGCAACGGCCGCCCTCACTCGAACAGTTCTGCCAGCTTGAGTTTGTGATGGTTTCGCAAGATGGCGGCGGTTTTCGTACCCAGATCGATACGCTGCTGGCCGCACAGGGGCTAACCCGACGGGTCGTAATGTCGGTGCCGCACTTCCTGTTTATTCCCGCGTTGCTGGCGAAGTCCGATATGGTCGCCATGCTGCCTTCGCGCATGCTGGGGGAACTGTTGGGGGAATTGCGCACCTGCGCGGCTCCGCTGGAGATGCCGGGTTACGACATGGTGATGGTATGGCATGAACGTTCCCATCTCGACCCGGCCCACAGCTGGCTGCGCGAGCAGGTGGTGGCCGCGCTGGGGCCGCGATAA